The proteins below come from a single Microthrixaceae bacterium genomic window:
- a CDS encoding FAD-dependent thymidylate synthase yields MTPYVAEEFTPTERAVLRRYFTNLDGPVFALVNLPEVVKGALFARYSRSAKSLRRLFLDEFVNELDVSGDANVDATVGLERAEALYDKVFFEYGDDSVAQLGGVHLACEQASNLLTKALEWGRLMSYLEQSTRYIAYDARLGGRYRFFRDPQVLSSPLGARYVGDMDRMFDTYAELVPVLTDHFRAASPKNPNDSDFVYRQAIRAKAFDALRGLLPAASLSNVGIYGTGQAYEALLLRLKSLPLPEANAYADLMLTELRKVIPSFLKRVDIPERGGAWSDYLRTNADAMSELATTLFPKVDAADRDSSVTLVDFDPDGEIKTVAAMLYPYLDRPEEEIEDRVRAMGVEERISVMRAYVGDRTNRRHKPGRALERTFYRFDVLSDYGAFRDLQRHRMMTIEWQRLTPHHGYIRPAAVDEAGATEAFDGVMERSARLFEDLEPSFEHQAGYAVSLAYRVRYSMQFNAREAMHLLELRSGPQGHPTYRTVAQQMHDQLSEVAGHRALAAMMTFVDHSSEADLERLEAERRAEQRRTSQMASR; encoded by the coding sequence GTGACCCCTTACGTCGCTGAAGAATTCACCCCGACCGAACGGGCCGTGCTCCGCCGGTATTTCACCAATCTCGACGGCCCGGTGTTCGCGCTTGTGAACCTCCCGGAGGTGGTCAAGGGCGCCTTGTTCGCCCGCTATTCGCGCTCGGCGAAGTCGCTGCGCCGACTGTTCCTCGACGAGTTCGTCAACGAACTCGACGTATCGGGTGACGCCAATGTCGATGCGACGGTGGGCCTGGAGCGCGCCGAAGCGCTGTACGACAAGGTGTTCTTCGAATACGGCGATGATTCGGTGGCCCAGCTCGGCGGCGTGCACCTCGCGTGTGAGCAGGCATCGAATCTGCTCACCAAGGCCCTCGAATGGGGTCGGCTCATGAGCTATCTCGAGCAGTCGACCCGCTACATCGCCTATGACGCCCGCCTCGGCGGCCGCTACCGATTTTTCCGCGACCCGCAGGTTCTGTCGTCGCCGCTCGGCGCGCGCTATGTCGGCGACATGGACCGGATGTTCGACACCTACGCCGAACTGGTGCCGGTCTTGACCGACCATTTCCGCGCCGCGTCGCCCAAGAACCCCAACGACAGCGATTTCGTCTACCGCCAGGCAATTCGCGCCAAAGCGTTCGATGCCCTGCGCGGACTCCTTCCGGCCGCCTCCCTTTCGAATGTCGGCATCTACGGCACCGGGCAGGCGTATGAGGCACTGCTCCTGAGGCTCAAGTCGCTTCCGCTTCCCGAGGCGAACGCATATGCCGACCTGATGCTCACCGAGCTGCGCAAGGTGATCCCGTCGTTTCTCAAGCGGGTCGACATCCCCGAACGGGGCGGGGCGTGGAGCGACTACCTGCGGACCAACGCCGATGCCATGTCCGAACTGGCCACGACGCTGTTCCCCAAAGTCGACGCCGCCGATCGCGACTCGTCGGTCACGTTGGTCGACTTCGACCCCGACGGCGAGATCAAAACCGTCGCCGCCATGCTCTATCCCTACCTCGACCGCCCGGAGGAGGAGATCGAGGATCGGGTTCGTGCGATGGGCGTGGAGGAACGAATTTCGGTCATGCGCGCCTACGTCGGCGACCGGACCAACCGTCGCCACAAGCCTGGCCGCGCACTCGAACGCACCTTCTATCGGTTCGACGTCCTCAGCGACTACGGGGCGTTCCGCGACCTGCAGCGGCACCGGATGATGACTATCGAATGGCAGCGGCTCACTCCCCATCACGGCTACATCCGTCCCGCAGCCGTCGACGAGGCCGGCGCGACCGAAGCCTTCGACGGCGTGATGGAACGGTCGGCTCGACTGTTCGAGGATCTCGAACCGTCCTTCGAGCATCAGGCCGGATATGCGGTGTCGCTCGCATATCGGGTTCGGTATTCGATGCAGTTCAACGCTCGCGAGGCGATGCATCTGCTCGAATTGCGTTCGGGCCCCCAGGGGCACCCCACCTATCGCACGGTCGCTCAGCAGATGCACGATCAGCTCTCGGAGGTGGCGGGGCACCGTGCGCTGGCGGCGATGATGACCTTCGTCGACCACAGTTCCGAGGCCGATCTGGAACGGCTCGAGGCCGAACGCCGCGCCGAGCAGCGCCGAACGTCACAGATGGCTTCGCGTTAA
- a CDS encoding amidohydrolase: MDLATAKDHIRSTVDANRHRLIEVSHDLWEHPELCFEEHRAHDLLTAELEAAGFEVERGAFGLDTAFRARVGSPSATGPSVGIVLEYDALPVVGHACGHNIIAAAGLGAAIAAADVVERFDARLVVYGTPAEEGGAGKVHMIDRGAFRDVDVAMMVHPADVDLNAFWAIAIQELHVDYHGRAAHAAAAPHLGLNALDAAVLGYMNVSALRQHIAGNERVHGIFTHGGDKPNVVPHRASMQWYVRSGNLESLEALKVRVLAALEAGAAATGCTMTATWPTPAYEDLITNGPLDALYAANAATIGRVVEDRSERPQFMGSTDMGNVSHLVPSLHPMIGSAPEGVAIHTAEFTEHAGGPLGDAAVIDGALLMALTTVDLWADPSVIASANDVLAR; encoded by the coding sequence ATGGACCTCGCCACTGCCAAGGACCACATCCGCTCGACGGTCGACGCGAACCGTCATCGGCTCATCGAGGTGTCCCACGACCTGTGGGAGCACCCGGAGCTGTGTTTCGAGGAACATCGAGCGCACGACCTGCTGACCGCCGAACTCGAGGCGGCCGGGTTCGAGGTCGAACGCGGAGCCTTCGGGCTCGACACCGCCTTCCGGGCCCGCGTCGGATCGCCGTCAGCAACCGGGCCGAGCGTCGGGATCGTGTTGGAATATGACGCACTGCCCGTCGTCGGCCACGCGTGCGGGCACAACATCATCGCGGCCGCCGGCCTCGGCGCGGCCATCGCCGCAGCAGACGTCGTCGAACGCTTCGACGCCCGGCTCGTCGTCTACGGCACCCCGGCTGAAGAGGGCGGCGCCGGCAAGGTGCACATGATCGACCGGGGCGCGTTTCGCGACGTCGACGTCGCCATGATGGTGCACCCCGCGGACGTCGACCTCAACGCCTTCTGGGCGATCGCCATCCAGGAGCTCCACGTCGACTACCACGGCAGGGCCGCCCACGCCGCGGCCGCTCCGCACCTGGGCCTCAATGCCCTCGATGCCGCCGTGTTGGGATACATGAACGTCTCGGCACTGCGCCAGCACATCGCCGGCAACGAACGGGTGCACGGCATCTTCACCCACGGCGGCGACAAGCCGAACGTGGTGCCGCACCGTGCGTCGATGCAGTGGTACGTGCGCAGCGGGAACCTCGAGTCGTTGGAGGCGCTCAAGGTGCGCGTCCTTGCGGCGCTCGAGGCGGGAGCGGCGGCCACGGGCTGCACCATGACGGCGACCTGGCCGACGCCGGCCTATGAGGACCTCATCACCAACGGCCCACTCGACGCGCTCTACGCGGCCAATGCCGCCACGATCGGTCGGGTCGTGGAGGACCGCTCCGAACGCCCGCAGTTCATGGGGTCGACCGACATGGGCAACGTGTCGCACCTGGTACCGAGCCTTCACCCGATGATCGGCTCCGCCCCCGAAGGGGTCGCCATCCACACCGCCGAGTTCACCGAACACGCCGGGGGACCGCTCGGCGACGCCGCCGTCATCGACGGGGCCCTGCTGATGGCCCTGACCACGGTCGATCTGTGGGCCGACCCGAGCGTGATCGCGTCGGCCAACGACGTGTTGGCGCGCTGA
- a CDS encoding DEAD/DEAH box helicase: MTDHGFTLDPFQLEAIAALDDGRSVLVAAPTGSGKTVVADAAVDMAIHSGGKAFYTTPIKALSNQKYADLCDRLGAGRVGLLTGDTSINGEAEVVVMTTEVLRNMMYANSSTLDDLHIVVLDEVHYLQDPYRGPVWEEIIIGLPPRVRLVCLSATVSNSEELGDWIEAVRGPTATVIEHNRPVELENLYMVADKRAPHAHLIPVLVDDRPNPAGYDFDSAGPGRAARHRGGGAYGARGGRYLPPQRLEVIERLTSEDLLPAIYFIFSRNACDDALARCRDAGLRFTDASEAARIRTIVEAAVEGLGDHDLEVLGYDLWLQALQQGIASHHAGMIPAFKEAVERCFIEGLVKVVFATETLALGVNMPARTVVIEKLTKYNGESHDFLTPAQFTQLTGRAGRRGIDTEGYSVVLWSPFVGFGQVAGLATSREYPLTSAFRATYNMSANLVARMSRPEALSVLGRSFAQFQSDRAIVGFERRLARSKEARAALDAALRCSCGDIGEYADLVQRVTSQRRHRPDGSAAIARSAELLRPGDVIVASFGDEAAQRLELSPGAGLRLAVVSVAARGKGRLRVRTIDEQGRPVTLSPDDLAEPVRAIDTIEFPQPYAPRDPDFLDAVAAALVDARSTATTTAPAGPSRWHRLKARMETHPVHRCRRRDEHLEAWGEAASLDATIEQLSTQLDRRSNTVARRFDAICDLLAGLDCLDGWALTERGERLAQIYHECDLLVTLALDDGAFDGLTVPELTAIVSAIVYEERRPERRGVAAFPNNTTRRRFNRFERLANVIEKAERSRGLPLSRRPDPGFMIKAHGWASGRDLGTLIDDDDMSGGDFVRTTKMLIDVMGQLAEVAPDLGTRRCAGDAIKAIKRGVVADAGAVPTEAT, encoded by the coding sequence ATGACCGATCACGGATTCACCCTCGACCCGTTCCAGCTCGAGGCGATCGCTGCACTCGACGACGGACGGTCCGTACTCGTCGCCGCCCCCACCGGCTCGGGTAAGACGGTGGTTGCCGACGCCGCGGTCGACATGGCCATCCACTCGGGCGGAAAGGCCTTCTACACCACGCCGATCAAAGCGCTGTCGAATCAGAAGTACGCGGATCTTTGTGATCGACTCGGAGCCGGCAGGGTCGGGTTGTTGACCGGTGACACCTCGATCAACGGTGAGGCTGAGGTGGTGGTGATGACCACCGAGGTGTTGCGCAACATGATGTACGCCAACTCGAGCACCCTCGACGATCTCCACATCGTCGTGCTCGACGAGGTGCACTACCTCCAAGACCCCTATCGGGGCCCGGTGTGGGAGGAGATCATCATCGGCCTACCCCCACGGGTTCGCCTCGTGTGCCTGTCGGCGACCGTGTCGAACTCCGAGGAATTGGGGGATTGGATCGAGGCCGTTCGCGGGCCGACGGCAACCGTGATCGAACACAACCGTCCGGTCGAACTCGAGAACCTCTACATGGTGGCCGACAAGCGGGCACCGCACGCCCACCTGATTCCCGTCCTGGTCGACGATCGACCCAACCCGGCGGGTTACGACTTCGACTCCGCTGGGCCCGGCCGCGCGGCGCGACATCGCGGTGGCGGCGCCTACGGGGCGCGCGGAGGCCGTTACCTTCCACCCCAGAGACTCGAGGTGATCGAACGCCTCACGAGCGAAGACCTGCTTCCGGCGATCTACTTCATCTTCAGCCGCAACGCCTGCGACGATGCGCTCGCCCGGTGCCGCGACGCCGGCCTGCGCTTCACCGACGCGTCGGAGGCGGCTCGGATCCGCACCATCGTCGAGGCCGCCGTCGAGGGCCTCGGAGACCACGACCTCGAGGTCTTGGGTTACGACCTGTGGCTCCAGGCGCTGCAACAGGGCATCGCCAGCCATCACGCCGGCATGATCCCCGCCTTCAAGGAGGCCGTGGAGCGGTGCTTCATCGAGGGGCTCGTGAAGGTGGTGTTCGCCACCGAAACCCTGGCGCTCGGTGTGAACATGCCGGCGCGCACCGTCGTCATCGAAAAGCTGACCAAGTACAACGGCGAGAGCCACGATTTCCTGACCCCCGCGCAATTCACCCAGCTCACGGGCCGTGCCGGGCGCCGCGGGATCGACACCGAGGGGTATTCGGTGGTCTTGTGGTCGCCGTTCGTCGGCTTCGGCCAGGTCGCCGGCCTGGCGACGAGCCGCGAGTATCCGCTCACCAGCGCCTTCCGTGCCACGTACAACATGTCGGCGAACCTCGTGGCGCGTATGAGCCGACCCGAGGCGCTGTCGGTGCTCGGGCGCAGTTTCGCCCAGTTCCAATCCGACCGTGCGATCGTCGGATTCGAACGGCGACTGGCGCGTTCCAAGGAGGCACGGGCAGCTCTCGACGCTGCGCTGCGGTGCTCCTGTGGAGACATCGGCGAGTACGCCGACCTGGTGCAACGGGTGACCTCGCAACGCCGACACCGCCCCGACGGCAGCGCGGCGATCGCGCGATCCGCCGAACTCCTCCGGCCAGGAGACGTCATCGTTGCGAGTTTCGGCGACGAAGCGGCGCAGCGACTCGAATTGTCGCCCGGGGCCGGCCTTCGCCTCGCCGTGGTGTCGGTCGCCGCACGCGGAAAGGGCCGACTGCGGGTGCGCACCATCGACGAACAGGGCCGTCCGGTCACGCTGTCACCCGACGACCTCGCCGAGCCGGTCCGGGCCATCGACACGATCGAGTTCCCACAGCCCTACGCACCGCGCGATCCCGATTTCCTCGACGCGGTTGCGGCGGCACTCGTCGACGCGAGGTCGACCGCCACCACGACGGCCCCCGCCGGGCCCTCGCGGTGGCACCGGCTCAAGGCCCGCATGGAAACCCATCCGGTGCACCGGTGCCGTCGCCGAGACGAACACCTCGAAGCGTGGGGCGAGGCGGCGTCGCTCGACGCGACGATCGAACAGCTCTCGACTCAACTCGACCGGCGATCCAACACCGTCGCACGTCGTTTCGACGCCATCTGTGACCTTCTGGCAGGGCTCGATTGCCTCGACGGCTGGGCCCTGACCGAACGCGGCGAACGGCTGGCCCAGATCTACCACGAGTGCGATCTGCTGGTGACCCTCGCCCTCGACGACGGGGCATTTGACGGACTCACCGTGCCCGAGCTCACCGCCATAGTTTCGGCGATCGTGTATGAGGAACGCCGCCCGGAACGCCGTGGGGTCGCCGCCTTTCCGAACAACACGACCCGACGCCGGTTCAACCGCTTCGAGCGCTTGGCGAACGTCATCGAAAAAGCCGAACGCTCCCGTGGGCTACCGCTGTCTCGGCGACCCGACCCCGGGTTCATGATCAAGGCCCACGGTTGGGCCTCGGGCCGCGACCTCGGCACCCTGATCGACGACGACGACATGTCGGGCGGCGATTTCGTGCGCACCACCAAGATGCTGATCGACGTGATGGGCCAGCTCGCCGAGGTCGCACCCGATCTCGGGACGCGCCGCTGCGCCGGCGACGCGATTAAGGCCATCAAGCGGGGGGTTGTCGCCGATGCTGGTGCGGTGCCAACCGAAGCGACGTGA
- a CDS encoding crotonase/enoyl-CoA hydratase family protein, translating into MIDFEKRGHIGIITINRPDARNAVNSDVAQGIEAAIDQVEADDEIFVAILTGAKTDKGYIFCAGADLKQMGVDPAGMNTAKGGFGGFVQRERTKPVIAAVDGPALAGGTELVLAADLVVASKTAVFGIPEVKRNLVAAAGGLFRLPRKIPRNIAMELALTGRLDFPAERAHHFGLVNHLTEEGEALAGAITLAEQICEAAPLAVRESRSIVIECTDQPDEIGWKRSGDGIMKMFTTEDFTEGITAFAEKRAPQWKGR; encoded by the coding sequence ATGATCGACTTCGAGAAGCGTGGCCACATCGGCATCATCACCATCAATCGTCCCGACGCCCGCAACGCGGTGAACTCCGACGTTGCGCAGGGCATCGAAGCCGCCATCGACCAGGTCGAGGCCGACGACGAGATCTTCGTCGCCATCCTCACCGGCGCAAAGACCGACAAGGGCTACATCTTCTGCGCCGGCGCCGACCTGAAGCAGATGGGTGTCGACCCGGCCGGCATGAACACCGCCAAGGGCGGTTTCGGCGGCTTCGTCCAGCGCGAGCGCACCAAGCCGGTCATCGCCGCCGTCGACGGCCCGGCGCTCGCCGGTGGCACCGAACTGGTGCTCGCAGCCGATCTGGTGGTCGCCTCGAAGACCGCGGTGTTCGGTATCCCGGAGGTCAAGCGCAACCTGGTCGCGGCCGCCGGTGGTCTGTTCCGCCTTCCCCGCAAGATTCCGCGCAACATCGCCATGGAGCTGGCCCTCACCGGTCGACTCGATTTCCCTGCCGAGCGCGCTCACCACTTCGGGCTCGTCAACCACCTGACCGAGGAGGGCGAGGCGCTGGCGGGAGCGATCACGCTGGCCGAGCAGATTTGTGAGGCGGCGCCGCTGGCGGTGCGCGAGTCGCGTTCCATCGTTATCGAGTGCACCGATCAGCCCGACGAGATCGGGTGGAAGCGCTCCGGCGACGGCATCATGAAGATGTTCACCACCGAGGACTTCACCGAGGGCATCACGGCGTTCGCCGAAAAGCGTGCTCCGCAGTGGAAGGGTCGCTGA
- a CDS encoding NUDIX domain-containing protein, whose protein sequence is MSAESSRPEVCVGAVVVSDDALLMIRRGHGPAAGRWSIPSGRVEHGETLAEATVRELAEETGLNGVCSELVGWAESISDLAHFVVFNFEVILLDDTDPVAGSDAAEVQWVPLHAVDQYRLIPGLAEFLHDHGIIEIIT, encoded by the coding sequence ATGAGCGCCGAGTCGTCGCGTCCCGAGGTCTGCGTGGGGGCCGTGGTGGTCAGCGACGACGCCTTGTTGATGATTCGGCGGGGTCACGGGCCGGCGGCTGGACGGTGGTCGATCCCGAGCGGGCGTGTTGAACACGGCGAGACCCTCGCCGAGGCGACCGTTCGCGAACTCGCCGAAGAAACGGGTCTCAACGGCGTGTGCTCGGAGTTGGTGGGCTGGGCGGAGTCGATCAGCGATCTGGCGCACTTCGTCGTATTCAACTTCGAGGTCATCCTGCTCGACGATACGGATCCCGTCGCCGGCTCAGATGCGGCTGAGGTGCAATGGGTGCCGCTGCATGCGGTGGATCAGTACCGACTCATTCCGGGGTTGGCCGAGTTCCTGCACGATCACGGGATCATCGAGATCATCACCTGA
- a CDS encoding zinc-binding dehydrogenase: protein MKAWFLSESPGEYRWGDVPTPQPGPGEIRVRIVASAVNHIDHWQTQGRPKPKSFPHVPGSDGAGVVDAVGEGVSRLAVGDEVAINAAITSREAVETLGIDNVFDPSLQLLGEHRWGCHGEFVVVPDFAAERRPSARSWAECAAYPVALTSAWRMLRRGRFEPGQTVLVTGIGGGVATAAQMLVQHLGGRVFTTSRDEYKRQRSVELGAEDSFDSTQRYPLKADIVVDSIGPATWDNCVGALKPGGRLVTCGGTTGQIVELNLPRLFFKHHEILGSTLGSPEEFAYVTGLMNDGLAVVIDHEYPLDQYPQAVERIRSGEQLGKLVIHH from the coding sequence ATGAAGGCTTGGTTCTTATCGGAGTCGCCAGGGGAATACCGCTGGGGAGACGTGCCCACCCCACAACCCGGACCCGGAGAGATTCGTGTGCGGATCGTTGCGAGTGCGGTCAATCACATCGACCACTGGCAGACCCAGGGTCGGCCGAAGCCGAAGTCGTTTCCTCATGTCCCAGGTTCGGACGGCGCCGGCGTCGTGGATGCGGTGGGGGAGGGGGTCAGCCGGCTCGCCGTCGGCGACGAGGTGGCGATCAACGCCGCCATCACCAGCCGCGAGGCGGTTGAGACGCTCGGCATCGACAACGTGTTCGACCCGTCGTTGCAGCTTCTCGGAGAGCACCGGTGGGGCTGTCACGGCGAGTTCGTCGTGGTCCCCGATTTCGCTGCGGAGCGGCGCCCGAGCGCTCGTAGCTGGGCGGAGTGCGCCGCGTACCCGGTCGCGCTCACCTCGGCGTGGCGGATGCTGCGCCGAGGCCGTTTCGAACCCGGACAGACGGTGCTCGTCACCGGAATCGGCGGGGGAGTGGCCACCGCCGCGCAGATGCTGGTGCAACACCTCGGCGGGCGAGTCTTCACGACCTCGCGCGACGAATACAAGCGCCAGCGGTCGGTGGAACTCGGGGCCGAGGACAGCTTCGATTCGACCCAGCGGTACCCGCTCAAGGCCGACATCGTGGTCGATTCCATCGGTCCGGCGACGTGGGACAACTGTGTCGGTGCGCTGAAACCGGGGGGACGACTCGTCACCTGCGGCGGCACCACCGGACAGATCGTCGAGCTGAACCTGCCCCGGCTGTTCTTCAAGCACCACGAGATTCTGGGCTCCACCCTCGGTTCACCCGAGGAGTTCGCCTACGTCACCGGGTTGATGAACGACGGACTGGCGGTGGTCATCGACCACGAATATCCACTCGACCAATACCCGCAAGCGGTCGAGAGGATCCGTAGCGGAGAGCAGCTCGGCAAGCTGGTCATTCACCACTGA
- a CDS encoding HAD hydrolase-like protein, whose protein sequence is MRQFQIAVFDLDGTLIDSDEALVEPFLHLGLSREEITFGHPIEEFCRDRGIDVTAYVEHYDTERVQPFAGATELVEGLGRWAICSNKFNESGYAELDRLGWNPEVALFSRDFGGAEKRLAPVLERLDVEASQVVYVGDSSTDRAVAEEAGCAFVWAGWNPRTAAANPDGTVLSDPRQVLDLLEH, encoded by the coding sequence ATGCGCCAATTCCAGATCGCCGTTTTCGACCTCGATGGAACCTTGATCGACTCCGATGAGGCGTTGGTCGAACCGTTTCTCCATCTGGGCCTCAGCCGCGAAGAGATCACCTTCGGCCATCCGATCGAGGAGTTCTGCCGTGACCGCGGCATCGACGTGACGGCGTACGTCGAGCACTACGACACCGAGCGTGTTCAGCCGTTTGCCGGGGCCACAGAGCTCGTCGAAGGCCTCGGCCGTTGGGCGATCTGTTCCAACAAGTTCAACGAGAGCGGGTACGCCGAACTCGACCGACTCGGGTGGAACCCCGAGGTGGCCCTGTTCAGCCGTGATTTCGGTGGAGCCGAAAAGCGGCTAGCGCCCGTGCTGGAGCGACTCGATGTCGAAGCGTCACAGGTCGTCTACGTCGGGGACAGCTCCACGGACCGTGCGGTCGCTGAGGAGGCGGGGTGTGCGTTCGTCTGGGCGGGATGGAACCCCCGCACCGCAGCGGCGAACCCCGATGGGACGGTGCTCAGCGATCCCCGACAGGTGCTCGACCTGCTGGAACACTGA
- a CDS encoding GNAT family N-acetyltransferase, with translation MISARLASSNDDRALLELRALARELVGAQRGGPALLDDLAAEERDAPTTVDFVGELDGVVVGYATTVNLDQRTRLRELFVHPEAREVGVGHHLLAAAVEHARASGAVRLDASALPGDRSTKNFFESHDMKSRLLVVSKQL, from the coding sequence GTGATTTCCGCCCGGCTCGCATCGTCGAATGACGACCGCGCGCTCCTCGAGCTCCGGGCGCTCGCCCGCGAGCTCGTCGGCGCCCAGCGGGGCGGACCGGCGCTCCTCGACGACTTGGCCGCGGAGGAGCGAGATGCACCGACCACCGTCGATTTCGTCGGCGAACTCGACGGTGTCGTCGTCGGATATGCGACGACGGTCAACCTCGATCAGCGCACCCGGCTACGCGAGCTGTTCGTGCATCCGGAAGCGCGCGAGGTCGGCGTCGGACATCACCTCCTCGCGGCAGCGGTCGAGCATGCACGGGCCAGCGGCGCAGTTCGGCTCGACGCATCCGCATTGCCCGGCGACCGTTCGACCAAGAACTTCTTCGAAAGCCACGACATGAAGTCCCGGCTCCTCGTCGTGTCCAAGCAGCTATGA